Proteins encoded by one window of Paraburkholderia terrae:
- a CDS encoding sigma-54-dependent Fis family transcriptional regulator — translation MTQRSVTPSVTGRADVLAQAHARSRDFGLRASEAPDFHPLRPLALRDLVDCNRSLYAHALPVMETLHAQIVDTDSMVLLTDSNGVILHSLGDSDFVEKAERVALCPGVSWSEAHRGTNAVGTALAEGQPTVVHGGEHFLQANRILTCSCAPIADPYGRTIGALDVSGDPRGFHKHTLALVRMSAQIIENQLFANQFGDAVRVRFHARSEFIGTLFEGLAAFGADGALLAANRSALFQFGRPLDTLLGQPFEMLFGTAFPAALQKALRAPGECLTLMLPSGVRVLARAEYAARPAFSADSGGPRTVTPSSSVAPTSGKPRAAAITFATLDTGDARMAAVLDRVEKVRGRDIALLVLGKTGTGKEWLARAMHEESPRRDAPFVAVNCASLPDTLIEAELFGYEDGAFTGARKRGNVGKIVQADGGTLFLDEIGDMPLAQQVRLMRVLQERCVVPLGGTRAVPVDVRVVCATHRNLRAMIEEGTFREDLYYRINGLVVTLPALAERTDLSVLVERILTRLRSDEPDSERMPTRVSQDVLEYFTRCRWPGNLRQLANVLRTAGIMAEGAAEIDVEHLPDDFLHDCEPASDEPLRALPAVESSAPSAPSRPARMEELQATLIEQTLARNNGNISAAARELGLARNTVYRYMRIRTTH, via the coding sequence GTGACCCAACGTTCCGTCACGCCGTCCGTCACGGGCCGCGCCGATGTGCTCGCGCAGGCGCATGCGCGCTCGCGCGATTTCGGCCTGCGCGCGTCCGAGGCGCCCGACTTTCATCCGCTGCGTCCACTCGCCTTGCGCGATCTCGTCGACTGCAACCGCTCGCTGTATGCGCACGCCTTGCCCGTGATGGAAACGCTGCATGCGCAAATCGTCGATACCGACAGCATGGTGCTGCTCACCGACAGCAACGGCGTGATCCTGCACAGTCTCGGCGACAGCGATTTCGTCGAGAAAGCGGAGCGCGTCGCGCTGTGTCCGGGCGTGTCGTGGTCCGAGGCGCATCGCGGCACGAATGCCGTCGGCACCGCGCTCGCCGAAGGCCAGCCAACCGTCGTGCATGGCGGCGAGCATTTTCTGCAGGCCAATCGCATCCTGACCTGCTCGTGCGCACCGATCGCCGATCCGTACGGCCGCACCATCGGCGCACTCGACGTGAGCGGCGACCCGCGCGGCTTTCACAAGCACACACTGGCGCTCGTGCGCATGTCGGCGCAGATCATCGAAAACCAGCTGTTCGCGAACCAGTTCGGCGATGCCGTGCGCGTACGCTTCCATGCGCGCAGCGAGTTCATCGGCACGCTGTTCGAAGGGCTCGCCGCGTTCGGCGCCGATGGCGCGCTGCTCGCCGCGAACCGCAGCGCGCTGTTCCAGTTCGGCCGCCCGCTCGACACGCTGCTCGGCCAGCCCTTCGAGATGCTGTTCGGCACGGCATTTCCCGCCGCGCTCCAGAAAGCGCTGCGCGCGCCCGGTGAATGCCTGACGCTGATGCTGCCGAGCGGCGTGCGCGTGCTCGCGCGCGCCGAATACGCGGCGCGCCCCGCGTTTTCCGCAGATTCAGGCGGCCCACGCACGGTCACGCCGTCGTCGTCCGTTGCGCCGACGTCGGGCAAGCCGCGCGCTGCCGCCATCACCTTCGCCACGCTCGACACGGGCGACGCGCGCATGGCCGCCGTCCTCGATCGCGTCGAGAAAGTACGCGGCCGCGACATTGCGCTGCTCGTGCTCGGCAAGACGGGCACCGGAAAGGAATGGCTCGCGCGCGCCATGCACGAAGAATCGCCGCGCCGCGACGCGCCGTTCGTCGCCGTCAATTGCGCATCGCTACCCGATACGCTGATCGAAGCGGAACTGTTCGGCTATGAGGACGGCGCTTTTACGGGCGCGCGAAAGCGCGGCAACGTCGGCAAGATCGTGCAGGCCGACGGCGGCACGCTCTTTCTCGACGAAATCGGCGACATGCCGCTCGCTCAGCAGGTGCGTCTGATGCGCGTGCTGCAGGAACGCTGCGTCGTGCCGCTCGGCGGCACACGCGCGGTGCCCGTCGATGTGCGCGTCGTCTGCGCGACGCACCGCAACCTGCGCGCGATGATCGAAGAAGGCACGTTCCGCGAAGACCTCTATTACCGTATCAACGGCCTCGTCGTCACGCTGCCCGCGCTCGCCGAGCGCACCGATCTGTCCGTGCTGGTCGAGCGAATTCTGACGCGGCTGCGCAGCGACGAGCCCGACAGCGAGCGGATGCCCACGCGCGTGTCGCAGGACGTGCTCGAATATTTCACGCGATGCCGCTGGCCGGGCAATCTGCGCCAACTGGCAAACGTGCTGCGCACGGCGGGCATCATGGCCGAAGGCGCGGCCGAAATCGATGTCGAGCATCTGCCCGACGATTTCCTGCACGACTGCGAGCCAGCAAGCGACGAGCCGTTGCGTGCGCTACCTGCCGTCGAGTCGTCCGCGCCGTCCGCACCGTCGCGGCCCGCGCGAATGGAAGAGTTGCAGGCGACGCTGATCGAGCAGACGCTCGCGCGCAACAACGGCAACATCTCGGCGGCCGCGCGTGAGCTTGGTCTCGCGCGCAACACGGTCTACCGCTACATGCGCATCCGCACGACCCACTGA
- a CDS encoding VIT1/CCC1 transporter family protein, translated as MATRHELKRYRTNLADELDSAALYETLSRVEKDPQRRTLFTQLASAERVHANLWADKLHANGARVPPHRHSVKTHLMRGLIHTFGPKFVLPSLAAAEYADRDKYANQPDAAQLSKDEQHHAAVMQQMVADVKAQKAPPSKGAQIAAAESWHRNVTSGNDLRAAVLGANDGLVSNFCLIMGVAGAGTGNKAILLTGLAGLIAGACSMALGEWLSVTNARELARTQIAKEADEIEHTPEAEQHELALIYQSKGIDADEAKRVAAQIMRDKQKALDTLTREELGLDPAELGGNPWTAAGVSFCLFSLGAIFPAMPFLWTHGTAAIAQCVALSAFGLAAVGVFTSLFNGRGAVFSAFRQIVIGLIAAAFTFGVGRLLGVSIS; from the coding sequence ATGGCCACCCGGCACGAACTCAAACGCTATCGCACGAATCTCGCCGATGAACTCGACAGCGCCGCGCTGTACGAAACGCTGTCGCGCGTCGAAAAAGATCCGCAGCGCCGCACGCTGTTCACGCAACTCGCGAGCGCGGAGCGCGTGCATGCGAACCTCTGGGCGGACAAGCTGCACGCTAACGGCGCGCGCGTGCCGCCGCACCGCCACAGCGTCAAGACGCATCTGATGCGCGGCCTGATTCATACGTTCGGGCCGAAATTCGTGCTGCCGTCGCTCGCCGCCGCCGAGTATGCGGACCGCGACAAGTACGCGAACCAGCCCGACGCCGCGCAGCTATCGAAGGACGAGCAGCATCACGCCGCCGTGATGCAACAGATGGTCGCCGACGTTAAAGCTCAGAAAGCACCGCCGTCGAAAGGCGCGCAGATCGCGGCCGCCGAGTCGTGGCACAGGAACGTGACGTCGGGCAACGACCTGCGCGCCGCCGTGCTCGGCGCGAACGACGGTCTGGTGTCGAACTTCTGTCTGATCATGGGCGTCGCGGGCGCGGGCACGGGCAACAAGGCAATCCTGCTGACGGGGCTGGCCGGGCTGATCGCTGGCGCGTGCTCGATGGCGCTCGGCGAGTGGCTGTCGGTGACGAATGCGCGCGAACTCGCGCGCACGCAGATCGCGAAAGAGGCCGACGAAATCGAGCACACGCCCGAAGCCGAGCAGCACGAACTGGCGCTGATCTACCAGTCGAAGGGAATCGACGCCGACGAAGCGAAACGCGTCGCCGCGCAGATCATGCGTGACAAGCAGAAAGCACTCGACACGCTGACGCGCGAAGAACTCGGCCTCGATCCGGCGGAACTGGGCGGCAATCCGTGGACGGCAGCGGGCGTGTCGTTCTGTCTGTTCTCGCTGGGCGCGATTTTTCCGGCGATGCCCTTTCTTTGGACGCACGGCACAGCGGCAATCGCGCAGTGCGTCGCGTTGAGCGCATTCGGCCTCGCCGCGGTCGGCGTTTTCACCTCGCTCTTCAACGGACGCGGCGCCGTGTTCTCGGCCTTCCGTCAGATCGTGATCGGGTTGATCGCGGCCGCCTTCACGTTCGGCGTCGGGCGGCTTCTCGGCGTATCCATTTCGTGA
- a CDS encoding 2Fe-2S iron-sulfur cluster-binding protein yields the protein MSSEEPSRSAPLHESNEERTFTVRVEPLGRTFDAPESLTVLEAAGFANLHLPRMCRNGTCRTCLCKLESGSVRYTVEWPGVSAEEKTQGYILPCVAVAQSDLVLDAPDATDIPSAPTTPPIRRF from the coding sequence ATGTCCAGCGAAGAACCGTCCCGCAGCGCGCCGCTGCATGAATCGAATGAAGAGCGGACCTTCACGGTGCGTGTCGAGCCGCTCGGCCGCACGTTCGATGCACCCGAATCGCTCACCGTTCTCGAAGCCGCGGGTTTCGCGAATCTGCATCTGCCGCGCATGTGCCGCAACGGCACCTGCCGGACATGCCTGTGCAAGCTGGAATCAGGCAGCGTGCGGTACACGGTCGAATGGCCGGGCGTCAGCGCCGAAGAAAAGACGCAGGGCTATATCCTGCCGTGCGTGGCCGTCGCCCAGAGCGATCTCGTGCTCGACGCGCCCGACGCCACCGACATTCCATCCGCGCCCACTACGCCGCCCATCAGGCGCTTCTAG
- a CDS encoding DUF1653 domain-containing protein: MTVRYRHYKGGIYEFICEATLESDPSVTMIVYRADNGTIWTRPASVFFEMIEHEGQTVPRFAPIN; this comes from the coding sequence GTGACCGTACGTTATCGACACTACAAGGGCGGCATTTACGAGTTCATCTGCGAGGCGACGCTCGAATCGGACCCGAGCGTCACGATGATCGTCTATCGGGCCGACAACGGCACCATCTGGACGCGGCCGGCATCGGTATTCTTCGAGATGATCGAGCACGAAGGGCAGACCGTGCCGCGTTTTGCACCCATCAACTAG
- a CDS encoding helix-turn-helix transcriptional regulator, translating into MRKKNTSPVKDLLLTRYAPIADGIAALFFPYAEVVIHDLHDQTVLYLANNLSKREIGDDSALEETEHSARERVIGPYEKLNWDGRRMRCVSNVLFDDNGQPAGMLCINFNIAVFDDVRSTLDLFIKGAGVVAQPEELFRDDWQERINTFLHGWLRERQIGLNGLTREHRRELVEALYAEGAFRGKSSANYVANVLGMGRATVYKHLKQMKEGAS; encoded by the coding sequence ATGCGCAAGAAGAATACGTCCCCCGTCAAGGATCTGCTGCTGACCCGCTATGCGCCCATCGCGGACGGCATCGCCGCACTGTTCTTCCCGTACGCGGAAGTCGTGATCCACGATCTGCATGATCAGACCGTGCTGTATCTCGCGAACAATCTGTCGAAGCGGGAAATCGGCGACGATTCCGCGCTCGAGGAAACCGAGCATTCGGCGCGCGAGCGCGTGATCGGCCCGTACGAGAAGCTCAACTGGGACGGCCGCCGGATGCGCTGCGTCAGCAACGTGCTGTTCGACGACAACGGCCAGCCGGCGGGCATGCTGTGCATCAATTTCAACATCGCCGTGTTCGACGACGTGCGCTCGACGCTGGATCTGTTCATCAAGGGCGCGGGCGTCGTCGCGCAGCCGGAAGAGCTGTTCCGCGACGACTGGCAGGAGCGCATCAACACGTTCCTGCATGGGTGGCTGCGCGAGCGGCAGATCGGTCTCAACGGACTCACGCGCGAGCACCGGCGCGAACTGGTCGAAGCGCTCTACGCGGAAGGCGCGTTTCGCGGCAAGAGCTCGGCGAACTATGTCGCGAACGTGCTTGGCATGGGGCGTGCAACAGTCTATAAGCACCTGAAGCAGATGAAAGAGGGCGCGAGCTGA
- a CDS encoding ornithine cyclodeaminase family protein has protein sequence MMTALPLAVDEQAVRAALPALDVRRALTAMFRALASAEAVQPPQTLTLFPNGAGDFITYLGVHADAKVFGAKLSPYIVTGGKPVITAWTALMSMETGQPLMWCDAGLLTTERTAGTTALAVDQLARTDAKRLAIIGAGAVGLAHLRHVAPLRAWESIRVYSPDLAATDAKRAAVQAADARAEASASIEACVKDADVVMLCTSSGTPVLPRDALTKPALITSISTNAVNAHEIDPAWLPEMDVYCDYRATTPASAGEMRLAAQHGWSPQKVKGDLPSLLAGTCEKPAYARHAFFRSIGLGLEDVAIASELYRHLTDRGDQAQ, from the coding sequence ATGATGACCGCCTTGCCACTCGCCGTTGACGAACAGGCCGTCCGTGCCGCGCTGCCCGCGCTCGACGTGCGCCGCGCGCTGACCGCGATGTTTCGCGCGCTCGCTTCCGCCGAGGCGGTACAACCGCCGCAAACGCTGACGCTGTTCCCGAACGGCGCCGGCGACTTCATTACCTATCTTGGCGTACACGCCGACGCGAAGGTGTTCGGCGCGAAGCTGTCGCCGTATATCGTGACGGGTGGCAAGCCGGTGATCACGGCCTGGACCGCGCTGATGTCGATGGAAACGGGCCAGCCGCTGATGTGGTGCGACGCGGGTCTCCTCACCACCGAGCGCACGGCGGGCACCACGGCGCTCGCCGTCGACCAGCTTGCGCGCACCGATGCGAAGCGGCTTGCGATCATCGGCGCAGGCGCGGTCGGCCTCGCGCATCTGCGGCATGTCGCGCCGCTGCGCGCGTGGGAATCGATTCGCGTGTATTCGCCCGATCTCGCCGCCACCGACGCGAAGCGCGCCGCCGTCCAGGCCGCCGATGCGCGCGCCGAAGCCAGCGCGAGTATCGAAGCGTGCGTGAAGGATGCGGACGTGGTGATGCTGTGTACGTCGTCGGGCACGCCCGTGCTGCCGCGCGACGCGCTGACGAAGCCCGCGCTCATCACGTCGATCAGCACGAATGCCGTAAACGCGCACGAAATCGATCCGGCCTGGCTGCCGGAGATGGACGTCTACTGCGACTATCGCGCGACGACGCCCGCGAGCGCCGGCGAGATGAGGCTCGCGGCGCAGCACGGCTGGTCGCCGCAGAAAGTGAAGGGTGATCTGCCGTCGCTGCTGGCGGGTACGTGCGAGAAGCCCGCGTACGCGCGGCACGCGTTCTTCCGCTCGATCGGCCTCGGCCTCGAAGACGTCGCGATCGCCAGTGAGCTTTACCGCCACCTGACGGATCGTGGAGACCAGGCACAATAG
- a CDS encoding ABC transporter substrate-binding protein has product MNLKLSFAAAVLAVTAGAACAQSSDTLRFGIEAAYPPFESKTASGQLEGFDVDVGNAVCAKMKVKCVWVENAFDGLIPALQARKFDVINSAMNITSKRKESIAFTPPIYVVPIVMIAKRGSSLLPDVKSLQGKHVGVLQGSSQEDFLKKHWANAGVQIVSYQDQDQVYADLAAGRLDAAVQEAQTAQDGFLSKPAGAGFDMVGEPLKDPSTLGEGTGFGLRKGDKALQAKVDAALAELKKDGTLTALSQKYFKRDIIAK; this is encoded by the coding sequence ATGAACCTGAAGCTCTCCTTCGCCGCCGCCGTCCTTGCCGTGACGGCGGGCGCCGCCTGTGCGCAATCGTCCGACACGTTGCGCTTCGGCATCGAAGCCGCCTACCCTCCGTTCGAAAGCAAGACCGCGTCGGGCCAGCTCGAAGGCTTCGACGTGGACGTCGGCAACGCGGTCTGCGCGAAGATGAAGGTGAAATGCGTGTGGGTCGAGAACGCATTCGACGGGCTGATTCCTGCGTTGCAGGCGCGCAAGTTCGACGTGATCAACTCGGCGATGAACATCACGTCCAAGCGCAAGGAAAGCATCGCGTTTACGCCGCCCATTTACGTCGTGCCCATCGTGATGATCGCGAAGCGCGGTTCCAGTCTGCTGCCGGACGTGAAGAGCCTGCAAGGCAAGCACGTCGGCGTGCTGCAAGGCTCGTCGCAGGAAGACTTCCTGAAGAAGCACTGGGCGAATGCGGGCGTGCAGATCGTGTCGTATCAGGATCAGGATCAGGTGTACGCGGACCTCGCCGCGGGACGTCTGGACGCCGCCGTGCAGGAAGCGCAGACGGCGCAAGATGGTTTCCTGAGCAAGCCGGCGGGCGCGGGCTTCGACATGGTCGGCGAGCCGCTGAAAGACCCGTCGACGCTCGGCGAAGGCACGGGCTTCGGTCTGCGCAAGGGCGACAAGGCGCTGCAGGCGAAAGTCGATGCCGCGCTCGCCGAACTGAAGAAGGACGGCACGCTGACGGCGCTGTCGCAGAAGTACTTCAAGCGCGACATCATCGCGAAGTGA
- a CDS encoding NAD(P)/FAD-dependent oxidoreductase, with translation MDFDVIVLGAGIVGVSSALHLQDRGRRVALVDRRAPGEETSFGNAGLIERSSLVPYGFPRKLGTLLRYARNQSTDLYWDYKALPAYAAWLARFWWESSPQRLATAARDLMPLIGACVDEHDKLIARAGVGELVHDGGWIEAFRTRAAFDSEARASEDAIREHGLHVSVLDAAALHVQEPSVGEGICGAIHWKDPKSVLNPGALVKGYARLFEANGGTFVTGDAATLRSSGDAWTVETQHGTLSAKEVVLALGPWSDTVFEPLGYRIPLRAKRGYHMHYRPARQMLSVPIVDTERGYVIAPMEGNRLRLTTGVEIAERGAPPTGIQLERVEPLARVTFGLGERVDDKPWLGMRPCTPDMRPVIGPAPRHRGLWFAFGHNHHGLTLGPVTGRLLAEMMTGETPFADPKPFRVERFG, from the coding sequence ATGGATTTCGACGTCATCGTGCTGGGCGCGGGCATCGTCGGCGTGTCGTCGGCGTTGCATCTGCAGGATCGCGGGCGGCGCGTCGCGCTGGTCGACCGGCGCGCACCCGGCGAGGAGACGAGCTTCGGCAACGCGGGGCTGATCGAGCGCTCGTCGCTCGTGCCGTACGGCTTTCCGCGCAAGCTTGGCACACTGCTGCGCTACGCGCGCAACCAGTCGACCGATCTCTACTGGGACTACAAGGCGCTGCCCGCTTACGCAGCGTGGCTCGCGCGCTTCTGGTGGGAATCGTCGCCGCAGCGGCTCGCCACTGCCGCGCGTGACCTGATGCCGTTGATCGGCGCATGTGTCGATGAACACGACAAGCTGATCGCGCGCGCGGGTGTCGGCGAGCTCGTGCATGACGGCGGCTGGATCGAGGCGTTCCGCACGCGCGCCGCGTTCGACAGCGAAGCGAGAGCATCGGAAGACGCGATCCGCGAACATGGACTGCACGTGAGCGTACTCGATGCGGCTGCGCTGCATGTGCAAGAACCGTCGGTGGGCGAAGGCATCTGCGGCGCGATTCACTGGAAGGACCCGAAGAGCGTGCTGAATCCGGGTGCGCTGGTGAAAGGCTATGCGCGGCTGTTCGAAGCGAACGGCGGGACCTTCGTCACTGGCGATGCGGCGACCTTGCGTTCATCGGGCGATGCGTGGACTGTCGAGACGCAACACGGCACGCTCAGCGCGAAAGAAGTCGTGCTCGCGCTCGGGCCGTGGTCCGATACCGTGTTCGAGCCGCTCGGCTATCGCATTCCGCTGCGCGCGAAGCGCGGCTATCACATGCACTATCGGCCGGCGCGGCAGATGCTGTCCGTGCCTATCGTCGATACGGAGCGCGGGTATGTGATCGCGCCGATGGAAGGCAATCGCCTGCGGCTGACGACGGGCGTCGAGATTGCGGAGCGCGGCGCGCCGCCGACGGGCATTCAGCTCGAACGCGTAGAGCCGCTTGCGCGTGTGACGTTTGGGTTGGGCGAGCGCGTTGATGACAAGCCGTGGCTCGGGATGCGGCCTTGCACGCCGGATATGCGGCCTGTGATCGGGCCGGCGCCGCGTCATCGTGGGTTGTGGTTCGCGTTTGGGCATAACCATCATGGGCTGACGCTTGGGCCTGTTACCGGGCGGCTGCTCGCTGAGATGATGACTGGGGAGACGCCGTTTGCCGATCCGAAGCCGTTTCGGGTGGAACGGTTTGGGTGA
- a CDS encoding IS481 family transposase → MSWNPRNTMNLRLEFVELASQEGANRRALCRRFGISPKTGYKWLARHAQGGDAALADRSRRPQQSPGRTASQLEQDVIALRQAHPAWGGRKIGQRLRDQGHVGVPAPSTITDILHRHGLISPEASDAATPWQRFEHAQPNDLWQMDFKGWFELQDGRRCSPLTVLDDHSRFSLVLDACGKTDTRIVLTHLRQTFRRYGLPSRINADNGSPWGSPSQPGQLTALGVWLVRLGVRLSHSRPLHPQTNGKDERFHRTLKAEVLNGQHFRTLRNAQNAFDAWRTVYNHQRPHQALGMATPATRYRVSARTYPEKLPPIEYGSNDTVVRVGCNGEVRFRSRHFKVSNALHNMPIAMRPHAGLENGYDVYFMHHRLTTINLDEPE, encoded by the coding sequence ATGTCCTGGAACCCGAGAAACACCATGAACCTCCGTCTGGAATTCGTTGAACTCGCCTCGCAGGAAGGCGCCAACCGGCGTGCACTGTGCAGGCGCTTCGGGATCAGTCCCAAGACCGGTTATAAGTGGCTGGCGCGTCACGCGCAGGGTGGCGACGCCGCGCTGGCCGATCGTTCGCGTCGCCCGCAGCAGAGCCCGGGGCGCACGGCATCGCAGCTCGAACAGGACGTCATTGCCCTGCGACAGGCGCATCCGGCCTGGGGTGGGCGCAAGATCGGCCAGCGCCTGCGTGATCAGGGCCATGTCGGGGTGCCCGCGCCCAGCACCATTACTGACATCCTCCACCGTCACGGCCTGATCAGCCCCGAGGCCTCCGATGCCGCCACGCCCTGGCAGCGTTTCGAGCACGCGCAGCCCAACGATCTCTGGCAAATGGATTTCAAGGGCTGGTTTGAGTTGCAGGACGGTCGACGCTGCTCGCCGCTGACGGTACTGGACGATCATTCACGCTTTAGTCTTGTGCTCGATGCCTGTGGCAAGACTGATACCCGCATCGTGCTCACTCATTTGCGGCAGACCTTCCGTCGCTACGGTCTGCCGTCGCGCATCAACGCGGACAACGGTTCGCCGTGGGGCAGTCCAAGCCAGCCGGGACAGCTTACCGCGCTGGGAGTCTGGCTTGTTCGTCTGGGCGTGCGACTGTCCCACAGCCGCCCGTTGCATCCGCAAACCAATGGCAAGGACGAACGGTTTCACCGTACCTTGAAGGCGGAAGTCCTCAATGGCCAGCACTTCCGTACCCTGCGCAACGCGCAGAACGCATTCGATGCATGGCGCACCGTCTATAACCATCAGCGTCCGCATCAGGCCTTGGGCATGGCCACGCCAGCTACCCGATATCGCGTCAGTGCGCGGACCTATCCCGAGAAACTGCCGCCTATCGAATACGGCAGCAACGACACGGTTGTGCGCGTGGGATGCAATGGCGAGGTGCGCTTCAGGTCACGACATTTCAAGGTATCAAATGCCCTGCACAACATGCCCATTGCCATGCGGCCACATGCAGGTCTCGAGAACGGCTATGACGTGTATTTCATGCATCACCGACTGACAACCATCAACCTGGATGAGCCAGAATGA
- a CDS encoding methyl-accepting chemotaxis protein, with amino-acid sequence MKSLTINARIATTIAFLGVLLIATGALGIFGMAKSNQAQRDGYEVNFSSVVALGRSGTAMSRARFGLDWAMSNPHSPQLGEQLNRARRLLGDSDKAWAEFRALPKTPELQSLTDDLDAKRTAVLRDGIDQLIQAIGSGDTSWMDESRVNHLIGLYSAMNASQGALEKYLDDAAQADADHSSATFRTLLTACIASIGVGLGVAVLSWRALRRAIMSPMRDALGQFDAIASGELRTRVEIRSEDEMGTLLHGLATMQDKLGATITTVRKGSDSIAAATQQIAAGNLDLSQRTEEQAASLEQTAAAMDELTSTVQLNAENAQHASKLAEDASSMTAHGREAVGSLVETMHLIDAGSSKMTGIITAIEGIAFQTNILALNAAVEAARAGEEGRGFAVVAGEVRSLAQRSAAAAKEIGLLIADSTARVAHGAQIATGAGDTIRGIETAISRVAKIVGEIATASQQQSDGIKEVSLAVTQMDEVTQQNAALVEENAATAAALADEAKRLSELTAAFRVEVG; translated from the coding sequence ATGAAAAGCTTGACCATCAACGCCCGGATCGCGACGACGATCGCGTTCCTCGGCGTGCTGCTGATCGCGACGGGCGCGCTCGGCATCTTCGGCATGGCGAAAAGCAACCAGGCGCAGCGCGACGGGTATGAGGTCAATTTCTCGTCGGTGGTGGCGCTGGGACGCTCGGGGACGGCGATGTCGCGGGCGCGCTTCGGCCTCGACTGGGCGATGAGCAATCCGCACTCGCCGCAGCTCGGCGAGCAGCTGAACCGCGCGAGGCGTCTGCTCGGCGACTCGGACAAGGCATGGGCCGAATTCCGCGCGTTGCCGAAGACGCCCGAATTGCAAAGCCTCACCGACGATCTCGACGCCAAACGCACGGCTGTCTTGCGCGACGGCATCGACCAGTTGATCCAGGCGATCGGCAGCGGCGACACGAGCTGGATGGATGAGAGCCGCGTGAATCATCTGATCGGCCTGTATTCGGCGATGAACGCGAGCCAGGGCGCGCTAGAAAAGTATCTCGACGATGCCGCGCAGGCCGACGCCGACCATTCTTCCGCGACGTTCCGGACGCTGCTGACGGCGTGCATCGCGAGCATTGGCGTCGGGCTGGGTGTCGCGGTCCTCAGTTGGCGGGCGTTGCGCCGCGCGATCATGTCGCCGATGCGCGACGCGCTTGGCCAGTTCGACGCGATCGCATCGGGCGAATTGCGCACGCGTGTCGAGATCCGTTCCGAGGACGAAATGGGGACGCTGCTGCACGGCCTCGCGACGATGCAGGACAAACTCGGCGCGACGATCACGACGGTGCGCAAGGGTTCCGATTCGATCGCGGCCGCGACGCAGCAGATCGCGGCGGGCAATCTCGATCTGTCGCAGCGCACGGAGGAGCAGGCCGCGTCGCTCGAACAGACGGCTGCGGCGATGGACGAGTTGACGTCGACCGTGCAACTGAACGCCGAGAACGCGCAGCACGCGAGCAAGCTGGCTGAGGACGCATCATCGATGACGGCGCACGGGCGGGAAGCGGTCGGCAGCCTCGTCGAGACGATGCATCTGATCGACGCCGGCTCGTCGAAGATGACGGGCATCATCACGGCGATCGAAGGGATCGCGTTTCAGACCAATATTCTGGCGTTGAACGCGGCCGTCGAGGCGGCGCGCGCGGGCGAGGAAGGGCGCGGTTTTGCCGTCGTCGCGGGTGAGGTGCGCAGTCTCGCGCAACGGTCCGCTGCGGCGGCGAAAGAGATCGGCTTGCTGATCGCGGATTCGACGGCGCGTGTCGCGCATGGGGCGCAGATTGCGACGGGGGCGGGCGATACCATTCGCGGTATCGAGACCGCGATTTCTCGGGTGGCGAAGATTGTTGGCGAGATTGCGACGGCGTCGCAGCAGCAAAGTGATGGCATCAAGGAGGTGAGCCTCGCCGTTACGCAGATGGATGAAGTGACGCAGCAGAACGCGGCGCTGGTCGAGGAGAACGCGGCGACGGCGGCCGCGCTGGCGGATGAGGCGAAACGGTTGAGTGAGTTGACGGCGGCGTTTAGGGTAGAGGTGGGGTGA